The Chrysemys picta bellii isolate R12L10 chromosome 12, ASM1138683v2, whole genome shotgun sequence genome has a segment encoding these proteins:
- the LOC135974935 gene encoding killer cell lectin-like receptor subfamily B member 1B allele C: MAGEIVPADLNIPGDPSSRGKVAPSQHHNRPRCPYWHWLALGLTFAGNVVLLRVVTALAVRGSLNPSLTGADPKTMGNETAAQPSPKGRGCSDLEEFRSRLRQHLCYTQNNQPAEGSSCKLCPKDWLLHGDKCYWFSTVIKRWEWSRDDCLMKRAQLLVIDDREEMASIWNITRDQHQVWIGLNITSPGRTWTWQDGSPLNQTLFPVLDPKQENNCGSVKKNKLHSETCQTELKWICQKAAVLV, translated from the exons ATGGCTGGGGAAATAGTCCCTGCTGATTTAAACATCCCTGGAGATCCTTCCTCCAGAGGCAAAGTGGCTCCATCTCAGCATCACA ATCGCCCGAGGTGCCCGTACTGGCATTGGCTGGCTCTGGGCCTCACATTCGCTGGGAACGTCGTGCTGCTGAGAGTTGTGACGGCGCTGGCTGTTCGGG GTTCCCTGAACCCATCACTGACCGGAGCCGACCCAAAAACGATGGGGAACGAAACCGCAGCTCAGCCCAGTCCTAAAGGAAGAGGATGCAGCGACTTGGAGGAGTTCCGCTCTCGCCTGCGGCAACATTTGTGTTATACACAAAACAACCAGCCAGCAG aGGGTTCCAGCTGCAAACTCTGCCCCAAGGACTGGCTGCTGCATGGGGACAAGTGTTACTGGTTTTCTACAGTGATTAAACGCTGGGAGTGGAGCCGTGACGACTGTTTAATGAAGAGAGCACAACTGCTAGTGATCGATGACCGGGAGGAGATG GCGTCCATATGGAATATTACACGGGACCAACATCAGGTGTGGATTGGACTTAACATCACATCCCCAGGGAGGACGTGGACCTGGCAGGACGGATCCCCGTTAAATCAAACACT GTTCCCCGTTTTGGATCCTAAGCAAGAGAACAACTGTGGCTCTGTGAAGAAAAACAAGCTCCATTCTGAAACTTGCCAAACTGAGTTGAAATGGATTTGCCAGAAAGCTGCTGTCCTAGTTTAA
- the LOC101939341 gene encoding C-type lectin domain family 2 member D-like isoform X2 has translation MGGGETTVPRLIGNTMKEERPQATRDPALSLQCIRDQKIPIALGVIIAVLVSVIIALAVRAPQACPPPIDAACPDDWIGNRGKCYFFSKMEGNWTSSQSKCSSLSASLAVIDSLQDLDFMLRYKGPPHHWIGLWKELNQPWKWPNGTEFNNMFPVRGEGQCAFLDDIGVSSSRCYSERGFICSRPDDCTRRKPSAARGDTV, from the exons ATGGGCG GTGGAGAGACAACAGTCCCGCGGCTGATTGGCAACACGATGAAGGAAGAGAGGCCACAAGCAACTAGAGATCCTG CTCTCAGCCTACAGTGCATTCGAGATCAGAAGATTCCAATTGCTCTGGGTGTCATCATCGCAGTGCTGGTCTCCGTTATAATTGCACTGGCCG TGAGAGCCCCCCAGGCTTGCCCGCCCCCCATCGACGCCGCGTGCCCGGACGACTGGATCGGAAACCGAGGCAAATGCTACTTCTTCTCCAAGATGGAAGGGAACTGGACATCCAGTCAAAGCAAATGCTCTTCACTCAGCGCCTCCCTCGCTGTGATTGACTCCCTGCAGGACCTG GATTTCATGCTGCGCTATAAAGGGCCCCCTCACCACTGGATTGGCCTATGGAAGGAGCTGAACCAGCCCTGGAAATGGCCCAATGGAACCGAATTCAACAACAT GTTTCCAGTGAGAGGGGAAGGGCAGTGCGCTTTCCTGGATGACATTGGTGTCAGCAGCTCCAGATGCTACTCGGAAAGAGGTTTCATCTGCAGCCGGCCAGACGACTGCACTAGAAGGAAGCCAAGCGCCGCCAGAGGGGACACTGTCTAA
- the LOC101940006 gene encoding killer cell lectin-like receptor subfamily B member 1B allele C, whose amino-acid sequence MSYHYTVKPRSPPPVTAMAGEIFYADLNIPGDPSSRGKVAPSQHHNRPRCPRWHWLALGLTLAGNVVLLGVVMALAAQGSLNPSLTGADPKTMGNETSAQPSPKGSGCSDLEEFRSRLRQHLCYTQNNQSAESSSCKLCPKDWLLHGNKCYWFSTAIKRWEWSRDDCLMKRAQLLVIDDREEMASIWNITRDQHQVWIGLNITSPGRTWTWQDGSPLNQTLFPISDPKQENNCGSVKKNKIDSEICQTELKWICQKAAVLV is encoded by the exons ATGAGCTACCATTACACAGTAAAACCCCGCTCACCTCCTCCGGTGACAGCCATGGCTGGGGAAATATTCTATGCTGATTTAAACATCCCTGGAGATCCTTCCTCCAGAGGCAAAGTGGCTCCATCTCAGCATCACA ATCGCCCGAGGTGCCCGCGCTGGCATTGGCTGGCTCTGGGCCTCACATTGGCTGGGAACGTCGTGCTGCTGGGAGTGGTGATGGCGCTGGCTGCTCAGG GTTCCCTGAACCCATCACTGACCGGAGCCGACCCAAAAACGATGGGGAACGAAACCTCAGCTCAGCCCAGTCCTAAAGGAAGCGGATGCAGCGACTTGGAGGAGTTCCGCTCTCGCCTGCGGCAACATTTGTGTTATACACAAAACAACCAGTCAGCAG aGAGTTCCAGCTGCAAACTCTGCCCCAAGGACTGGCTGCTGCATGGGAACAAGTGTTACTGGTTTTCTACAGCGATTAAACGCTGGGAGTGGAGCCGTGACGACTGTTTAATGAAGAGAGCACAACTGCTAGTGATCGATGACCGGGAGGAGATG GCGTCCATATGGAATATTACACGGGACCAACATCAGGTGTGGATTGGACTTAACATCACATCCCCAGGGAGGACGTGGACCTGGCAGGACGGATCCCCGTTAAATCAAACACT GTTCCCAATTTCGGATCCTAAGCAAGAGAACAACTGTGGCTCTGTGAAGAAGAACAAGATCGATTCTGAAATCTGCCAAACTGAGTTGAAATGGATTTGCCAGAAAGCAGCTGTCCTAGTTTaa
- the LOC101939341 gene encoding C-type lectin domain family 2 member D-like isoform X1: MQPNGRCLFKGESRTDTAEQPPTPIAAMGREIRGNRYMTGGETTVPRLIGNTMKEERPQATRDPALSLQCIRDQKIPIALGVIIAVLVSVIIALAVRAPQACPPPIDAACPDDWIGNRGKCYFFSKMEGNWTSSQSKCSSLSASLAVIDSLQDLDFMLRYKGPPHHWIGLWKELNQPWKWPNGTEFNNMFPVRGEGQCAFLDDIGVSSSRCYSERGFICSRPDDCTRRKPSAARGDTV; the protein is encoded by the exons ATGCAGCCCAATGGGCG GTGCCTGTTTAAGGGGGAAAGTCGCACTGACACAGCTgaacagccccccacccccatagccGCCATGGGAAGGGAAATACGTGGTAACCGCTACATGACGG GTGGAGAGACAACAGTCCCGCGGCTGATTGGCAACACGATGAAGGAAGAGAGGCCACAAGCAACTAGAGATCCTG CTCTCAGCCTACAGTGCATTCGAGATCAGAAGATTCCAATTGCTCTGGGTGTCATCATCGCAGTGCTGGTCTCCGTTATAATTGCACTGGCCG TGAGAGCCCCCCAGGCTTGCCCGCCCCCCATCGACGCCGCGTGCCCGGACGACTGGATCGGAAACCGAGGCAAATGCTACTTCTTCTCCAAGATGGAAGGGAACTGGACATCCAGTCAAAGCAAATGCTCTTCACTCAGCGCCTCCCTCGCTGTGATTGACTCCCTGCAGGACCTG GATTTCATGCTGCGCTATAAAGGGCCCCCTCACCACTGGATTGGCCTATGGAAGGAGCTGAACCAGCCCTGGAAATGGCCCAATGGAACCGAATTCAACAACAT GTTTCCAGTGAGAGGGGAAGGGCAGTGCGCTTTCCTGGATGACATTGGTGTCAGCAGCTCCAGATGCTACTCGGAAAGAGGTTTCATCTGCAGCCGGCCAGACGACTGCACTAGAAGGAAGCCAAGCGCCGCCAGAGGGGACACTGTCTAA